aGCTTTTGATACATTTTATTCACTATTATGggtttttttcccatatttttgtattgaTTTATCATTATGCTATATTTCGATtactaatgatattttataaaagtAGAAGGGTAATCATGTAATTTCCATGTTATTTCAAGTATTTTAAATTGGctatttagttaaaaaaaattcaatgttcagtattttaactttttaattgattttatattattttatacattaaaacatttactttttgtttttatttactttttacaaAACCGACTCTTTCACTTCTTGTTTTCATTTACTTTTTACAAAAGTTTCATACCCATATGTGGCGATATGGGGTTTTCTACAACATTGGGGAAATCTGGCCACAAGTTTGAAGGCGGGCGACCATCAGAGTTGAGTGCAAGTGAACGGAGGTCGGTGAACAGAGGCGAGTTGTGGTCTTCATAGTCGTCGATCGGAGCCAACTTACTTCGGCGTACGGAGTGCTGCAACTTCAAAGAATGGAGGTTTCAAGTGGCGAATGGCGAGATGCCAAAAGAACTTGATACTCAGTTGCTTTGCCAAGACATTGTTGTTAGCTTGTATTTTCATGGGAAGAAGAAACAAGAAGATGAATATTTGACTAACGATGAGTTTAGTGAAAAACTTTTGGATAGGAGGCAAAAGAGGAGGAAGACTGTTGTATAGGTTTACTTATGACAATTGCATAGGTTATTTAGGAAAGgatattagatttttttttttatttgaactaTACTCTAGACCATATCAGCTTTTGGAAATGATATTTGACTTTTGGAAATGATGGTCAATAGTTAGTTGGATACTTGTATATGTTAAATTGCTACTATTGTAAGACCTTGGTTTTTAAagactattttatatatattttgatctttTTTGTGTTCTTTATCTGTATATATTTAATTGGTTTTCAGGGATATTTTAATGGTAACCAGGTACTTTATTTGGTCTTCATCTTATATACGAAAGGGTAGCTAGTTACTTTTGATGCTTgatgtttttgttattttttttgtgACAATTGTTAGAGAAAAGtgcccatttttttttttttttgtatttcacgtttaataattatatattataatattctaCTTTTTAAAGCAATTGAGATACTTTAATGGTAACCAGGTAATTAGTTTGGTTTTCATCTTATATACAAGGGGTAATTGGTTATCTTTGGTGTTTGATGTTTttgctattattatttttttgtggcAATTGTTAGAGAAAAGTACCTAGTTtcttgtttatatttttttatgtatttcacatttaataattatatataatatatattccaCATTTTAAAGCAACTGAGACATATTAAATGTAACCAATTACCCAGACTattgtgtttaatttttaaaaaacatgTTTTTCGGGTGTTGGTGGCATAAATATATAACAGGTAACAAAAAAACCAACAATTTATTCTAAAAGGAATTTTATATGTTTGTGTAATCATTCAATGTATTTGAATTTGTAACAAACTTAATATAATACTCAATAACAATTTATGAATATGAAAGTCACTCCTTTAATGAATAAATATATGATATGATTGTTTTGCTGTAAAATATCAAGCCATGTCTTTTGCTTTTTCTGCTTGTTAAAATATCAAGTTAACATTTTTTCATTGAAGGAAGCATTGTTTACTTGCATTAATAATGCCCCCACCTCCATTTCTTCTGCTGTAACTTTCTGATTTGCTAGTAGAAGAAAGTTATTTTCATTGCTTAATTCTTGAACTATAATGACACACAATGGTAAGTTTGTTATTTTTGCagcaatttttttctttatttccatgTAGAACAACACTGAATTGTGTGTTTCAACCTTCATTGGTGGTGTTCCTTTGGCTACTTGATAATAAACTTCAATAGTTGCTCTTGTTTCCCTTATCTCCTCTTTTATCAAATTCATCAAGTTGTCAAGAGAACAATTTGGTGGAATCAATATCCCAATCATTGTGTTCCCTTCGCTCATTTTTTTCATTCCACTTGCCTCCAAATTGAACTAAAGAAGTAGTATTGTCCCTGCAAAATTTGGCAAATTTTTCAGGAGTTAGTTGGTTGTAACTGAggaaagtaactggttaccttagtcTGTAATCACATATCCTACTGAAACacttaattgaaaatattgacTATTTttcaaggtaactagttaccttgttGTTACTGAATGTTTTGGCAGTTAAAATCCATACTAATatcaaatgaattttttttatttaaaagacaaGTTAGAATCTAAAATTTTCAAAGTTCTTGTTTTTGTGTCTATTTTTTATCAATCAATGTACATATATCAGtaggattaaatatttttttttaattttttagtttataaattgtttgtgtttttAGAAAGCACATCATGATCATCACTATtatcattatattcaagataatCGTTAAAAAATAAATTCCAATTTTTATGCAAACAAAATAGATTTATGTAAAACATTTAGGAAATTAATAGTTTTGAAATAGAAGAAGATAGCAATAGAATAAATTGAATATATTAAGGTAGCTGGTTACCTTAGTTTGTAATCACATATACTATTGAAACacttaattgaaaatattgactgtttttcaaggtaactggttactttgttGTTACTGAATGTTTTGGTAGATAAAATTCCCACCAAtatcaaatgattttttttattgaaaagatAAGTTAGAATCTAAAATTTTCATAGTTCTTGTTTTTTGTCTATTCAACCAATCTACATATATTAGtaggtttaaataatttttttaaatttttttttagtttataaattgtttgtgtttttAGAAAGCACATCATGATCAtggttattatcattatattcaagataatagttaaaatataattttgaatttttatgcAAACAAAATAGATTTATGTAGAACATTTAGGAAATTAATAGTTTTGAaatagaagaagatgacaatAGAATATAATTGAATATATTAAGGTAGCTGGTTACCTTAGTCTATAATCACATACCCTATTGAAACacttaattgaaaatattgattGTTTTTcaaggtaattggttaccttgTTGTTACTGAATGTTTTGGTAGTTAAAATTCACACCAATatcaaatgatattttttattgaaATGACAAGTTAGAATCTAAGAGGGTGTTTAACTCtttaactaaaaaactgtttttttgtttttaaaagctaaaagctgttttttgaaaacaaattaGGGTGTTTGGCTttgttttcataaaataatttttaaaaacaaagttacaaaaaacagaaaattttgagaacaataaaaagttgttttctgttgttctcaatttttttttgtctattttttttatcacttttttaattattattatttaacattatttattgtcacatcattttctctctcttcactttctctctcatcactttctatctccttattttctctctccttACCTTTTTCCTCTTCAATTTCTCTCTTGCTATTTTTTCTCTTCTCGCTTTCTATCTTTCCATTTTCTATTTTATCattttctatctccttattttctcttgcaTCACTTGTTAtgtcattattttctctttcatcacttactatatcctcattttctctctcatcacttaatatatcatcATTTTTCTCTCTCACAGTTTCctctttcatcattttttctactactcatttctctctcttcactttctttctcatcaccttctctctcattttttcttcgatcaatttatctcttctcaatttccatttcttcaaattttctctccttactttctcacttcttattttttatcattttttctttcaaattattttatctcgttatttattacaaacatatttttctctttgtaaatatatttattaattttttatttaagatttataaaaaataaaactaaaaaaatatttttagaaaacattaaccaaacacctcttgttttttgaaaactaccaaaattgttttctgttctcatttctgagaatacagttttgaaaacaaaaaaacagaaaacaataccaaacagaCCCTAAAATTTTCATAGTTCTTgtttttttgtctatttttgatCAACCAATCTACATATATTAGTaggtttaaatattttatttttattttttagtttataaattgtttgtgtttttAGAAAGCACACCATGATCATCACTATtatcattatattcaagataataGTTAAAAAATAATTTCGAATTTTTAGGCAAACAAAATAGATTTATGTAGAACATTTAGGaaattaataattttgaaatagaagaagatgacaatAGAATATAATTGAATATATTAAGGTAGCTGGTTACCTTAATCTGTAATCACGTACCCTACTGAAACACTTAATTAAACATATTGACTGATTTTcaaggtaattggttaccttgTTGTTACTGAATGTTTTGGCAATTAAAAGTCACAcaaatataaaatgattttttttattgaaaagacaAATTAGAATCTAAATTTTTTATAGTTATTGTTTTTTGTCTATTTCTGATCAACCAATGTACATTTATCAGTAGGTTTAAGAAattaatattttgaaatataagaAAATGACAATATAATAGAATTGAGAGAGGAGATGATTTTTGCATACCTTGTTTCTTGATTGTATACCAGAGATGCAAGTTGCTGGAAATGCCAAAGATTGCAGCAGAACTAATTGGAAGATTTCTTGAATTTGAGTTGATTTCTGCAGAAGAAGATCACCAATTTTCTTGCAAAAGTGACCAGATTTTCTTGAAGTGTTTTTGCTTGAGATGAGTTCGAAAATAACTATTGTTGATAAAATGTTGAAGTGATCGTTAGAGATAGAAGTTTTCGCCAGAGAAGGAAGGTATCGCTGGAGAAGGAAGCCGGAGATGGAAGAAGAAATTGGACAGAGTCACGGCAGAGTAAAAGCAATGTCACGGTAATGAGTTTGATTGATTTTGAGGAGTGTTGTGTTATTTATTACAATTCTACCCCTGCTTAGGCTGATCTGTCTTTGCTTAAATTTTAATTGCTCTATGTAGTTAGTTTTCCCATAAATTAAGTTTTTGttgattaaatttttaaatacaaATTAAGGAAagtttaatttttataattttatacaATAATAGATAAAAAGTCATATTTAcgaaaaaatcccaaaaacaaataataaataaaataaagcatgggaataaaaaaaataaagtgaGAAAAGAGGAAGATTATTTTAGATTAGATTAGTGGAGAAGAGGTTAAGGTATAAAGGGAGGTGACATAGCCGACGCTACCAAACGAAGCAAATGCGACAGACACTTGTGAACTGGTTGGGGGGTTGGGACCCCCAAACTCCCATTTCTTCTCAGTTCTCCTAACCATTTCCATTACCATTTACCTAAAAAACCCACCACTCATTTCCCCAAAACCAAAGCAATTTCATATACCTCGCGGTGGAGGTGCCATGTCTTTGGCCGCCGCTGCCACTGCTGGAGCCGTCAAGGTCACCACCACCGAGAGCAGCGCCAGCGGGAACAGCGCAGACAACCCAATGGAGAGGAACACGTACTGGTGCCACGAGTGCGACatgagtctctctctctctccctcctccGACTCCGAGCAACCCCTTCTCTGCCCCCAATGCTTCGGTGACTTTCTCGAGCTCATGGATTCTTCCTCTCCACCCAATCATTCCTCCGCCGAGTTTTCCTTTCCACCCCCCTTTCCGTCCCTTCTCGACGACAACTACCTCCACCGCCTAATCCATCACCTCACTACTCGTTCTTCTTCCTCCGAAGATTTCGACGAAGAAGAGTCCTCCTTTGACCCATCTGCACCTCTCCCTGCTTCGAAATCTTCCATTGACGCAATACCCACCATTATAATCGACCAGTCCCTTCTGAACGATGACCCTTTTATGCTCTGCGCCGTCTGCAAGGACCagttcgagcttggcattgaggCCAAGCAGCTTCCCTGTAAGCATCTCTACCATCCCGACTGCATTCTGCCCTGGCTCGCTCACCATAACTCCTGCCCCGTTTGTCGGTTCCGGTTACCCGCAGAGCAAGCCAACCGGGACTCTTTTGGGTCCTCGGAAGGGGTTTTGAGGTTAGGGGACTTGATGACGGGGGATGAGGACTGGTTTGATTACGCTAGTACTTTGAGATATATTGCTAGGAGGCACGATCTTCTGTTTTCCGCTGGTAATGGTGGTAGCGGCGGCGTTCAGGGCTCATTCTCTCCCAACCAGATTGCGGAGGTGGAGACAGAGACGGAGATGGAAGCGGTCTCCAGTTGTCCAGTTGCGGGTAGAGCTCGTATAAATGGTGAAGATGGAGAGTTGAGTTTAAGTCGCGGGGTCATTGAGGAGGGCGATGTTGCCATTTCTGAAAATTTGAGGTCTGTACTATTTCTTTAGCTACTTGAAATTGGGTTTTGGAATCTTGATTGGTGTCTCAGTTAGGATTATGAAAGAAAAGGGTAAATTAGATCATGGAAAAGTCTTCAAGAAGGACATTTATAAGACTCAATAAATGGAAGTTTACTTCGTTTTGTAGGAATTTAGGGTCTATTGCTGCTAGTGTTCCATTAAAATAAACCAGTGTTTTCTTTTCGGTTATTTATGTAGTTTTCTTGTTTAGATGCTATGGATTTCTTGCTCCCTTTAATAATGAACGTACATAGAATCTAATGGCAAGCCATCTGCACGTTTTCTGAATTATATTCAGCTTGAATTCATGTATGTACGttataacatatgcaaatatacttTTTCTGCAGTGCGGTACCTTCAACTTTAATTCATTATGTAGGTTTCTTATAACATGTGCATATGAGCATATACAAACATGTTCCAAATCTTTAACTTTTCAGTTGTTTTTTACTATAATTTCCAGCTTTACTTTTGCTCATAACTTATCTTTTGTGAAGGATGTATTCATCTACATGAATTAACCATTGCGCCCTTACGTATTCCTTTTGGGACACTATATATTGAGCAAACATATCTCATATCTATCATGTATAGTACCAAAGTCACAAAAGTACTACAAGAATGctgtttttattttataaagattaaaatattattgtttTCCTAAATATACCGA
The Humulus lupulus chromosome 6, drHumLupu1.1, whole genome shotgun sequence DNA segment above includes these coding regions:
- the LOC133782282 gene encoding uncharacterized protein LOC133782282; translated protein: MSLAAAATAGAVKVTTTESSASGNSADNPMERNTYWCHECDMSLSLSPSSDSEQPLLCPQCFGDFLELMDSSSPPNHSSAEFSFPPPFPSLLDDNYLHRLIHHLTTRSSSSEDFDEEESSFDPSAPLPASKSSIDAIPTIIIDQSLLNDDPFMLCAVCKDQFELGIEAKQLPCKHLYHPDCILPWLAHHNSCPVCRFRLPAEQANRDSFGSSEGVLRLGDLMTGDEDWFDYASTLRYIARRHDLLFSAGNGGSGGVQGSFSPNQIAEVETETEMEAVSSCPVAGRARINGEDGELSLSRGVIEEGDVAISENLR